The proteins below come from a single Penaeus monodon isolate SGIC_2016 chromosome 23, NSTDA_Pmon_1, whole genome shotgun sequence genomic window:
- the LOC119587673 gene encoding nascent polypeptide-associated complex subunit alpha, muscle-specific form-like: MLQLHESAATVQFCDLNGDLQRAPAWSNKEQVSYKLFKPSSSSSVPVIFTFKRSFKQLKLFSSESISSCSSSSSSSSISSSSSSSSSSSSSSSSSSSSSSSSSSSSSSSSSSSSSSSSSSSSSSSSSSSSSSSSSSSSSSSSSSSSSSSSSSSSSSSSSSSSSSSSSSSSSSSSSSSSSSSSSSISSSSISSSSSSSSSSSISRSLSNSSSSSSSSSSIFSSSSSCSSSSSSSNSSPRSGSSSSSSSSSSNSSSSSSSSSSSSNSCSRSSSSSSGSSSSSNSSSSISTSSSSSSSSRSSSSSSGSSPSSSNVSSRSSSSGSSSSPSSSSSSSISHSLNRSSSSSISCSSGSTSSSSISSSSRISRSSGTAPRLSPTLPIGAHFPRKLFPNIATPRQKFPQIFQFALSPPSAKFPAFPFSGGHSSIQFPNIPLKQLNFPPQALALKALPILGHGFPNIRFPKLATPRNPQEFSSISHSSGTIFPKISGQQIPPKLSISQISHSQDSSKIRFPSASQAHPQQSPVSHSRQQQFPQAYSSESYPNPQQQHFSPSISHSSGQQQFPKIEFPKLPPLRSQFPRLAFPKHYPRGVFASFSPPSSSGIPQKPPKISHSSAQQVSPNKEILQALPSSGSSKFPQAFKLPPGKLFPKGSKAFSSKQFPKGFGSARFHSSGSQFPKFFSIPPGAIKFILKLATLRQAFPQFPQALAFCKLSHPQPQFPNISHSLRQQLFPQRVSTPPSTKIPPKDYHPRHSSSNSPQALASRKHYIPQALATPQQPIPHPYPIPKATIPQAFPNISHPRRVPKFKALPSQQIPQDCIPAEALLAGLSPITHLNEKGPPKFTSANITHSRAPQVSQLAFGKISHSSGDSSPKLAISARLATQDEFPKLSFCALATPRQQHSPKGLAFCSAFPKLASAAYHSSGHQVPPRLAFCKLLAPPQAAQSPRLAFPKISPPRHRVPKKISILPLATLRRRQEFQSISVLQALPPLTAQFPLSIRVSAFHPSGSRVPQALPIPGKQFQALPLLSSPFPKLAPWQHIPKLGSLAFPSTAPPKRIRKHYPSQAGPQFPQASIPQDSHPQQHSPKLAFSQAYHSSGTGFPASLATPQQRIFPKARVPPSLAFCSIHSWAAAPPRLHSQACHPSGSQFPKLLASANLSHSSSPFPKQIFSHSSAAQFPQAYPLLRQKEFPNIATPQPHSSPTLPTLATRKQQFPKITPSPAKPPRKFPKLRFCKFYHSSAKSSPTLYSPPLGKYLAPNPRRHFPQSIATPQAAARGSPSIDFPKISHPRAEQFPKKLPLFQKPRKAVSPTLDSESCHSEPKFLNYHSSARGSPSIAPSRAFPISLVTLGSTFPAREISHPSAQVPKINPPPIKKPFSPQQFPKLGFCKSSPSISSSPSISFPRFIPRLSHPSAAFSPSFLPPLSQLSPNITLLRQSFPKISISKITPPPRQLRAQFPQALALPRAQVPQALAPSSAAQFPKLPHSPGQSISPKLAFPSLATPGASSVPQDTPPRPGLPKHSPLRQRSKFGSKTLAIFPAAIPKLASKLCHLPGPSIKFPRLPSSAKVPKLSHSRQFPTLAPKGISSPSLHSQATVPKHSHPRSNSPSFTQLQKHCHSSGRGIPPRLAPTCPQEKHFPKACHSQAANSQLYPLGQFPKLKRQQNFPQLATPGPKQHFPQSISPRFPPQRRVRSISHLAHSPSFHSSAAGSQDYPFKKGAPLAPQQISQSFSHPGAAFPNFTLPHTFPPSLALLRQQKFPKISPFPSSIPKLTSPKRLCPPQQQSSQALPSWGKQFPTLAVLTLALLTQPEALATPLTSGFPQALALHGVPQALVFCKINPPGTAFPPSISHSSASSSSPSITFQFSHPQAAIPKLSPRALLGSTRSPSKQFQDAPSGTAVPQTLAFPSKGTVPQALKPLLRQQFPQVWAPAGSSPSISVLKITHPRGPPQAFPKISSSPSIASSGRIPPSLASWAGVPQTLDHSPPAQHSQALSSSNLATPRSAPPKDYPTPSGGAVPKLPLPQGSSPSISHPSGSGSSPSLAPSARVPPKHCPTSIGRRNFPKHQPNSSQRQFPKLSPNFPSGAQFPNITPPRPPHGSSQALPLPPAAAFPQLYPIPGRAFPVTTPQAARQFPSISRRSPHYPLLSSGIFPSLILKRNPTGHFPKLLPSSGSGSSPSISHSSATSSGSAAPTLATPRRAVPQALAILGEQHSPSISHSSGSGSSPSISHSSGSSSFPKQEFPNLATPLGRGAFSPTLPPLTAAFPKLYPNPQPSSAAQFPNFSILSRASQACFSPSLALLRSGSPKLRPQSISPPRAADFPKLLPLLRQRQFPTLHSASISPILGNSSSPSISPPQHGFSPRLAFPPALPNPSGRGISPRLATPRQRQFPKLASASISHPRQRFPQHYTPRRSIPQALPPRQQHSQALAILRGVPPKLRSRQRSFPKHPQAAKFPQAYPPRQQAPQSFSHPSAAIPPTLFNPTQAPISPKLTTPRAAPVPQSISPPSGPKFPKALAPPRQRQFPTPVPHISHPPQKGPSSPSLALCKISHSSGTSSPSLYSSGRSNFPKHYTLRHSIPKITPLSFSHPRGSAVPPSITHPRQRAAPKIGSPGKQFPNIPILGRAFPPTFPLLRDFPKLYPILRHGSSQLALLAKRFSQHSSSARFPNFSPPRQTVPQALATPQAAAVPQALAALQALATPQAAAVPQALAVHCQSSQAQFPKGISHSSGRGISPTFHSSQGHFPSLPILAAISPRLASKLPHPQQRIPPSLASERLHPKKRSPSIAFCKSIPQALALLGQAVPQALATPQAAAVPQALAPLGRGISQALPISSHSPQALPTPQERAFPKSISEFSLSSSPSISHSSGSSSSPSISSSASISHSSASSSSSVIRSSSSISSSSRTSCSLSITGIAVAFHQRLAVLQAAGDPQGVVFLQAVAVPQAKSSSNRSSSLRSFLSSSSSSSSGKSISSSSSSSSSSSSSSNSCSSSSSSYSISINRIKSHTTHIPWSTLKIIRPPRNTKSLYALKIQTDKHPSLPVSY, from the exons ATGCTTCAACTGCAT GAATCTGCTGCCACAGTGCAATTCTGTGATTTAAATGGTGACCTTCAGCGTGCTCCAGCATGGTCGAATAAAGAACAGG TAAGCTACAAG CTCTTCAAGCCAAGTTCCAGTTCAAGCGTTCCAGTCATATTCACTTTCAAGCGTTCATTCAAGCAGCTCAAGCTCTTTTCAAGTGAAAGCATTTCCTCATGCAGTTCCAGCAGTTCAAGTAGTTCAATCTCAAGCAGTTCTAGCTCGAGCAGCTCAAGTTCAAGCAGTTCTAGCTCGAGCAGCTCAAGTTCCAGCAGTTCTAGCTCAAGCAG TTCTAGTTCTAGTAGTTCAAGTTCAAGCAGCTCTAGTTCTAGTAGTTCTAGCTCAAGTAGTTCAAGTTCCAGCAGTTCTAGCTCGAGCAGTTCTAGCTCAAGCAGTTCTAGTAGTTCAAGTTCCAGCAGTTCTAGCTCAAGCAGTTCTAGTAGTTCAAGTTCCAGCAGTTCCAGCTCAAGCAGCTCCAGTTCCAGCAGTTCTAGTTCTA GTTCATCAAGCAGTAGTTCCTCAAGCATTAGCAGTTCCTCAATCAGTAGCAGTTCTTCAAGCAGTAGCAGTTCCTCGATTAGTAGAAGCTTATCAAATAGCAGTAGTAGCTCCTCAAGTAGCAGCA GCATCTT CAGTAGCAGTTCCTCATGTAGTAGTAGTTCCTCGAGCAGCAACAGTTCCCCAAGGAGTGGCAGTTCCTCAAGTAGCAGCAGTTCCTCGAGCAATAGCAGCTCctcaagcagcagcagtagtagttccTCAAACAGCtgtagta GGTCATCGAGTTCAAGTAGTGGCAGTTCCTCAAGCAGTAATAGTTCCTCAAGCATTAGCACTTCAAGTAGTAGCAGTTCCTCAAGCAGAAGCAGCTCTTCAAGTAGTGGTAGTTCTCCAAGCAGTAGTAATGTTTCAAGCAGAAGTAGCTCCTCAGGCAGTAGCAGTTCCCCAAGCAGTAGCAGTTCCTCAAGCATTAGCCACTCATTAAACAGAAGCAGTTCCTCAAGCATTAGCTGCTCCTCAGGCAGTACCAGTTCCTCAAGCATCAGCAGTTCCTCAAGAATTAGCCGCTCCTCTGGCA CAGCACCAAGGCTTTCCCCAACATTACCCATTGGAGCACATTTCCCAAGAAAACTTTTCCCCAACATTGCCACCCCTCGGCAGaagtttccccaaatttttcagtTCGCGCTTTCCCCACCCTCAGCAAAGTTCCCAGCATTCCCATTTTCAGGAGGCCATTCCAGCATTCAGTTCCCCAACATTCCCCTAAAGCAgcttaatttccccccccaag CATTAGCTTTAAAGGCATTACCCATCCTCGGGCACGGGTTCCCCAACATTAGATTCCCCAAGCTTGCCACTCCTCGGAACCCCCAAGAGTTCTCAAGCATTAGCCACTCCTCAGGCACCATTTTCCCCAAGATTagcgg GCAGCAGATTCCCCCAAAGCTTAGCATTTCGCAGATTAGCCACTCCCAGGACAGTTCCAAGATTAGATTCCCCAGCGCATCTCAAGCCCACCCCCAGCAGAGCCCAGTTAGCCACTCTCGGCAGCAGCAGTTCCCCCAAGCTTACAGTTCTGAAAGTTACCCAAATCCTCAGCAGCAGCATTTTTCACCAAGCATTAGCCACTCCTCGGGGCAGCAGCAGTTCCCCAAGATTGAGTTCCCCAAGTTACCACCCCTCAGGAGCCAGTTTCCAAGATTAGCATTCCCCAAGCAttacccccggggggtttttgcaaGCTTTAGCCCTCCTAGCA GCAGCGgcattccccaaaaacccccaaaaattagcCACTCCTCGGCGCAGCAAGTTTCCCCCAACAAAGAAATTCTGCAAGCATTGCCATCCTCGGGCAGCAGCAAATTCCCCCAAGCATTTAAGCTTCCCCCCGGGAAACTTTTCCCCAAAGGCAGCAAAGCATTCTCCAGCAAGCAGTTCCCAAAAGGATTTGGTTCGGCAAGATTCCACTCCTCAGGCAGCCAGTTCCCCAAGTTCTTTAGCATTCCCCCCGGGGCCATTAAGTTTATTCTCAAGCTTGCCACTCTCAGGCAGGCTTTCCCCCAA TTCCCCCAAGCATTAGCATTCTGCAAGCTTAGCCACCCTCAGCCGCAGTTCCCCAACATTAGCCACTCCCTCAGGCAGCagctttttccccaaagggtttccACTCCTCCGAGCaccaaaattcccccaaaagaTTACCACCCTCGGCACAGCAGTTCCAA TTCCCCCCAAGCATTAGCTTCCCGAAAGCATTACATTCCCCAAGCATTAGCCACTCCTCAGCAGCCCATTCCCCACCCTTACCCCATTCCTAAAGCGACCATCCCCCAAGCATTTCCCAACATTAGCCATCCTCGCAGGGTTCCCAAGTTTAAAGCCCTCCCCTCACAGCAGATTCCCCAAGATTGCATTCCCGCAGAAGCCCTCCTAGCAGGGCTTTCCCCGATTACCCATCTCAAC gaaaagggcccccccaagtTTACATCTGCAAACATTACCCACTCTCGGGCCCCACAAGTTTCCCAGCTTGCATTCGGGAAGATTAGCCACTCCTCAGGAGACAGTTCCCCAAAATTAGCCATTTCTGCAAGATTAGCCACCCAGGACGAGTTCCCCAAGCTTAGCTTCTGCGCTTTAGCCACTCCTCGGCAGCAGCATTCCCCCAAAGGATTAGCGTTCT GCAGCGCATTTCCAAAGTTAGCATCGGCAGCTTACCACTCCTCAGGCCATCAAGTTCCCCCAAGATTAGCATTTTGCAAGCTTTTAGCCCCCCCTCAGGCAGCACAGTCCCCAAGATTAGCATTTCCCAAGATTAGCCCTCCTCGGCACAGAGTTCCCAAGAAAATTAGCATTCTGCCTTTAGCCACCCTCAGGCgca GGCAAGAGTTCCAAAGCATTAGCGTTCTGCAAGCATTGCCACCCCTCACAGCGCAGTTTCCCTTAAGCATTAGAGTTTCAGCATTCCACCCCTCGGGCAGCAGAGTTCCCCAAGCATTGCCCATCCCGGGCAAGCAGTTCCAAGCATTACCACTCCTCAGCAGCCCATTCCCCAAATTAGCCCCCTGGCAGCACATTCCCAAGCTTGGTTCT CTTGCATTCCCCAGCACAGCCCCCCCTAAAAGGATTCGCAAGCATTACCCCTCTCAGGCAGGGCCCCAGTTCCCCCAAGCAAGCATTCCCCAAGATAGCCACCCTCAGCAACATTCCCCCAAATTAGCATTTTCCCAAGCTTACCACTCCTCag GCACAGGCTTCCCTGCAAGCTTAGCCACTCCTCAGCAGCGCATTTTCCCCAAA GCACGAGTTCCCCCAAGTTTAGCATTTTGCAGCATCCACTCCTGGGCAGCAGCGCCCCCAAGATTGCATTCGCAAGCTTGCCACCCCTCGGGCAGCCAGTTCCCCAAGCTTTTAGCCTCTGCAAACCTTAGCCACTCCTCGAGCCCGTTCCCCAAGCAAATTTTTAGCCACTCCTCGGCAGCGCAGTTCCCCCAAGCTTACCCACTCCTCAGGCAGAAAGAGTTCCCCAACATTGCCACTCCTCAGCCGCACAGTTCCCCAACTTTACCCACTCTTGCCACCA GAAAACAGCAGTTCCCCAAAATTACCCCTTCTCCGGCCAAGCCCCCAAGAAAGTTCCCCAAGCTTAGATTCTGCAAGTTTTACCACTCCTCGGCAAAGAGTTCCCCAACATTatattccccccctttgggcaagTATTTAGCCCCAAATCCTAGAAGGCATTTCCCCCAAAGCATTGCCACTCCTCAGGCAGCGGCCCGGGGTTCCCCAAGCATTGATTTCCCAAAAATTAGCCATCCTCGGGCAGAGCAGTTCCCCAAAAAATTGCCACTCTTCCAAAAACCCAGAAAAGCAGTTTCCCCAACATTAGATTCTGAAAGTTGCCACTCCGAGCCCAAATTTTTAA atTACCACTCCTCAGCACGGGGTTCCCCAAGCATTGCCCCTAGCAGAGCGTTCCCCATTAGCTTAGTTACCCTCGGCAGCACATTCCCCGCAAGGGAAATTAGCCACCCCTCGGCACAAGTTCCCAAGATTAACCCACCCCC CATTAAAAAGCCATTCTCCCCACAGCAGTTCCCCAAGCTTGGGTTCTGCAA AAGTTCCCCAAGCATTAGCAGTTCCCCAAGCATTAGCTTCCCAAGATTCATTCCAAGATTAAGCCACCCCTCGGCAGCTTTTTCCCCAAGCTTTTTGCCACCCCTCAGCCAGCTTTCCCCCAACATTACCCTCCTCAGGCAGAGCTTCCCCAAAATTAGCATTTCGAAGATTACCCCTCCTCCCAGGCAGTTAA GAGCACAGTTCCCCCAAGCCTTAGCCCTCCCCCGGGCGCAAGTTCCCCAAGCATTAGCCCCCTCCTCAGCAGCCCAGTTTCCCAAGCTTCCCCACTCCCCGGGGCAGAGCATTTCCCCAAAATTAGCGTTCCCAAGCTTAGCCACTCCCGGGGCCAGCAGCGTTCCCCAAGATACCCCCCCTCGGCCCGGGCTTCCCAAGCATTCCCCCCTTCGGCAACGTTCCAAGTTTGGTTCTAAAACTTTAGCCATTTTCCCAGCAGCAATTCCCAAATTAGCTTCCAAGCTTTGCCACTTGCCAGGCCCAAGCATTAAGTTCCCAAGATTACCATCCTCAGCGAAAGTTCCTAAGCTTAGCCACTCTCGCCAG TTCCCAACATTAGCCCCTAAAGGCATAAGTTCCCCAAGCTTACACTCCCAGGCCACAGTTCCCAAGCATTCCCATCCTCGGAGCAATTCCCCAAGCTTTACA CAGCTCCAAAAGCATTGCCACTCCTCGGGCAGGGGGATTCCCCCAAGATTAGCCCCAACTTGCCCTCAGGAAAAGCATTTCCCCAAAGCTTGCCACTCCCAGGCAGCAAATTCCCAACTTTACCCCCTCGGCCAATTTCCCAAGCTTAAAAG GCAGCAGAATTTTCCCCAGCTTGCCACTCCCGGGCCCAAACAGCATTTCCCACAGAGCATTTCCCCAAGATTCCCTCCTCAGCGGAGAGTTCGAAGCATTAGCCACCTAGCCCATTCCCCAAGCTTCCACTCCTCGGCAGCAGGTTCCCAAGATTACCCattcaaaaaaggggccccattaGCCCCCCAACAGATTTCCCAAAGCTTTAGCCATCCTGGAGCAGCATTCCCCAACTTTACCCTCCCGCACACATTTCCCCCAAGCTTAGCCCTCCTCAGGCAGCAGAAGTTCCCCAAGATTAGCCCCTTCCCCAGCAGCATTCCCAAGCTTACATCCCCCAAAAGGCTTTGCCCTCCTCAGCAGCAGAGTTCCCAAGCATTACCCTCCTGGGGCAAGCAGTTCCCAACATTAGCAGTTTTAACATTAGCCCTCCTCACGCAGCCGGAAGCATTAGCCACCCCCCTCACCAGCGGTTTTCCCCAAGCATTAGCCCTTCACGGAGTTCCCCAAGCATTAGTTTTTTGCAAGATTAACCCTCCTGGGACAGCATTTCCCCCAAGCATTAGCCACTCCTCAGCCAGCAGCAGTTCCCCAAGCATTACGTTCCAGTTTAGCCACCCTCAGGCAGCAATTCCCAAGCTTAGCCCCCGGGCCCTCCTCGGCAGCACCCGTTCCCCCAGCAAGCAGTTCCAAGATGCCCCCTCAGGCACAGCAGTTCCCCAAACATTAGCATTT CCCTCCAAAGGCACCGTTCCCCAAGCTTTAAAGCCCCTCCTCAGGCAACAGTTCCCCCAAGTTTGGGCCCCTGCGGGCAGTTCCCCAAGCATTAGCGTTCTGAAGATTACCCATCCTCGGGGGCCCCCGCAAGCATTCCCCAAGATTA gcagttccCCAAGCATTGCATCCTCAGGCCGCATTCCCCCAAGTTTAGCCTCCTGGGCAGGCGTTCCCCAAACATTAGACCACTCCCCCCCGGCGCAGCATTCCCAAGCTTTAAGCAGTTCCAACTTAGCCACCCCTCGGAGCGCACCCCCAAAAGATTACCCCACTCCCTCAGGAGGGGCAGTTCCCAAGCTCCCACTCCCACAGGGCAGTTCCCCAAGCATTAGCCACCCCTCAGGCAGCGGCAGTTCCCCAAGCTTAGCACCCTCAGCACGCGTTCCCCCCAAGCATTGTCCAACTTCCATTGGGCGCAGAAATTTCCCCAAGCATCAGCCCAACTCCTCCCAGCGG CAGTTCCCCAAGCTTAGCCCAAACTTCCCCTCAGGCGCGCAGTTCCCCAACATTACCCCACCCAGGCCCCCCCACGGCAGTTCCCAAGCTTTGCCACTCCCCCCGGCAGCGGCTTTCCCCCAACTTTACCCCATCCCAGGCAGGGCGTTCCCCGTTACCACTCCTCAGGCAGCCCGGCAGTTCCCAAGCATTAGCA GGCGTTCCCCGCATTACCCACTCCTCAGCAGCGGCATTTTTCCCAGCTTGATTCTAAAGCGGAATCCCACAGGGCATTTCCCCAAGCTTTTACCCTCCTCAGGCAGCGGCAGTTCCCCAAGCATTAGCCACTCCTCAG ccACCTCCTCGGGCAGCGCAGCCCCAACATTAGCCACTCCTCGGCGCGCAGTTCCCCAAGCATTAGCCATCCTGGGGGAGCAGCATTCCCCAAGCATTAGCCACTCCTCAGGCAGCGGCAGTTCCCCAAGCATTAGCCACTCCTCAGGCAGCAGCAGTTTCCCCAA GCAGGAGTTCCCCAACTTAGCCACCCCTTTAGGCAGGGGGGCATTTTCCCCAACATTACCACCCCTCACAGCAGCATTTCCCAAGCTTTACCCAAATCCTCAG CCATCCTCGGCAGCGCAGTTCCCCAACTTTAGCATCCTCAGCAGGGCATCCCAAGCTTGCTTTTCCCCAAGCTTAGCCCTCCTCAGGAGCGGCAGTCCCAAGCTTAGACCCCAAAGCATTAGCCCTCCCCGGGCAGCAGATTTCCCCAAGCTTTTGCCACTCCTCAG GCAGCGGCAGTTCCCAACTTTACACTCTGCAAGCATTAGCCCCATCCTCGGAAACAGCAGTTCCCCAAGCATTAGCCCCCCTCAGCACGGCTTTTCCCCAAGATTAGCATTTCCCCCAGCTTTACCAAACCCCTCAGGCAGGGGCATTTCCCCAAGATTAGCCACCCCTAGGCAGCGGCAGTTCCCCAA ATTAGCCTCTGCAAGCATTAGCCACCCCAGGCAGCGGTTTCCCCAACATTACACCCCTAGGCGCAGCATTCCCCAAGCATTGCCTCCTAGGCAGCAGCATTCCCAAGCATTAGCCATCCTCAGGGGGGTTCCCCCAAAGCTTAGATCTCGGCAGCGCAGTTTCCCCAAA cATCCTCAGGCAGCAAAATTCCCCCAAGCTTATCCTCCCAGGCAGCAGGCCCCCCAAAGCTTTAGCCACCCCTCGGCAGCCattcccccaaccctttttaacCCAACCCAGGCACCCATTTCCCCCAAGCTTACCACTCCCAGGGCAGCCCCAGTTCCCCAAAGCATTAGCCCCCCCTCAGGCCCCAAGTTCCCCAAAGCATTAGCCCCTCCTCGGCAGCGGCAGTTCCCAA CGCCAGTTCCCCACATTAGCCACCCTCCTCAGAAGGGGCCCAGTTCCCCAAGCTTAGCACTCTGCAAGATTAGCCACTCCTCGGGCACGAGTTCCCCAAGCTTGTACTCCTCGGGCAGAAGCAATTTTCCCAAGCATTACACCCTCAGGCACAGCATTCCCAAGATTACCCCTCTCAG CTTTAGCCACCCTCGGGGCAGCGCAGTTCCCCCAAGCATTACCCATCCTCGGCAGCGGGCAGCCCCCAAGATAGGATCCCCGGGCAAGCAGTTCCCCAACATTCCCATCCTCGGGAGAGCATTTCCCCCAACATTCCCACTCCTCAG GGATTTCCCCAAGCTTTACCCAATCCTCAGGCACGGCAGTTCCCAATTAGCCCTCCTAGCAAAAAGATTTTCCCAACATTCATCCTCGGCGCGATTTCCCAACTTTAGCCCTCCCAGGCAGACAGTTCCCCAAGCATTAGCCACTCCTCAGGCAGCAGCAGTTCCCCAAGCATTAGCAGCTCTGCAAGCATTAGCCACTCCTCAGGCAGCAGCAGTTCCCCAAGCATTAGCAGTC CATTGCCAATCCTCCCAAGCGCAGTTCCCCAAGGGCATTAGCCACTCCTCGGGCCGGGGCATTTCCCCAACATTCCACTCCTCGCAGGGGCATTTCCCAAGCTTACCCATCCTGGCAGCAATTTCCCCAAGATTAGCCTCCAAGTTACCCCACCCTCAGCAGCGCATTCCCCCAAGCTTAGCCTCTGAAAGATTACATCCCAAGAAGCGTTCCCCAAGCATTGCATTCTGCAAAAG CATTCCCCAAGCTTTAGCCCTCCTGGGGCAGGCAGTTCCCCAAGCATTAGCCACTCCTCAGGCAGCGGCAGTTCCCCAAGCATTAGCCCCCCTCGGGCGGGGCATTTCCCAAGCTTTACCCATCTCAAGCCATTCCCCCCAAGCTTTACCCACTCCTCAGGAAAGGGCTTTCCCCAAAAGCATTAGCGAATTTTCT CTTAGCAGTTCCCCAAGCATTAGCCACTCCTCAGGCAGCAGCAGTTCCCCAAGCATTAGCAGTTCTGCAAGCATTAGCCACTCCTCAGCCAGCAGCAGTTCCTCAGTCATTAGGAGTTCCTCAAGCATTAGCAGCTCCTCAAGAACTAGCTGCTCCTTAAGCATAACAGGAATAGCAGTAGCATTTCATCAGAGATTAGCAGTTCTTCAAGCGGCAGGAGATCCTCAAGGAGTAGTATTTCTTCAAGCGGTAGCAGTTCCTCAAGC TAAAAGTTCCTCAAACAGAAGCAGCAGCCTCAGGAGCTTCTTAAGTAGTAGCA GTTCATCGAGTTCAGGGAAGAGCATTTCTTCAAGCAGTAGCAGTTCCTCGAGTAGTAGCAGCTCCTCAAATAGTTGTAGTTCTTCAAGTAGCAGTTACTCCATAAGCATTAATAGGATAAAATCTCACACCACTCATATACCCTGGAGCACCCTAAAGATTATCAGACCACCGAGGAACACAAAATCACTCTATGCACTTAAaattcaaacagacaaacacccgAGCTTGCCTGTGTCATACTAA
- the LOC119587674 gene encoding testis-specific gene A8 protein-like has protein sequence MHYHVHQAVVPQTLAVPQSVAVLQAVAVPRLVEAYQIAVVAPQVAAVSSGNSSSPSISYSSSISSSSRISPPQAVAVPQALAVPQAVAALQAVAVPQVVVAAPQAVAAPRTLASPHAVASPQAVAAPQA, from the exons ATGCACTATCAC GTTCATCAAGCAGTAGTTCCTCAAACATTAGCAGTTCCTCAATCAGTAGCAGTTCTTCAAGCAGTAGCAGTTCCTCGATTAGTAGAAGCTTATCAAATAGCAGTAGTAGCTCCTCAAGTAGCAGCAGTTTCCTCAGGCAACAGCAGTTCCCCAAGCATTAGCTACTCCTCAAGCATCAGCAGTTCCTCAAGAATTAGCCCTCCTCAGGCAGTAGCAGTTCCTCAAGCATTAGCAGTTCCTCAAGCAGTAGCAGCTCTTCAAGCAGTAGCAGTTCCtcaagtagtagtagcagctccTCAAGCAGTAGCAGCTCCTCGAACATTAGCAAGTCCCCATGCAGTAGCGTCTCCTCAAGCAGTAGCAGCTCCTCAAGCATAG